The Sesamum indicum cultivar Zhongzhi No. 13 linkage group LG1, S_indicum_v1.0, whole genome shotgun sequence genome includes a window with the following:
- the LOC105179645 gene encoding protein BIG GRAIN 1-like B, with protein MYCREKPNFREENHKARQSHRNTPSFSSSLLDEIYRSIDGNDATAQEPASRAQSCSKGDEEEMGRFTRACLVDKWMEKEVHEKANNLARRRPDSFQDYDVWFFSSTSTSSDSSGALSSSDTELFCSTRKPKQVSCFSTRPKPVRTTRESNRQDEFFVSDDDDDDDRQNQQKNKKGDDLMKSKSRALKIYANLKKLKQPISPGGRLTSFINSLFTNANSKKSRNPDTSKGFQHLKSTKTTTASSSSSSSACSSAASFSRSSCMSKNSSSPDESRDVVKTRNGNQRTVRFHPVSVIVDQDSKACGHKSIYDEDCDYKHRRPPLPPHALKMAEKNRKVEDAAHRVSKGYRNHKKYDFPMFRKIRDKDEDEDDAVSESSSDLFELDHLTVFGKNRFCEELPVYESTYFFA; from the coding sequence GCCACAGAAATACGCCGTCGTTTTCCTCCTCCcttcttgatgaaatctaCCGTTCCATCGACGGGAATGACGCAACAGCCCAAGAACCAGCGTCAAGAGCCCAGAGCTGCAGCAAaggagatgaagaagaaatggGAAGATTCACAAGGGCTTGTTTGGTTGACAAATGGATGGAGAAGGAAGTTCACGAGAAAGCTAATAATTTGGCCAGAAGAAGGCCGGATTCATTTCAGGACTATGATGTCTGGTTCTTCAGTTCAACTTCGACTTCTTCCGACAGTTCTGGCGCGCTCTCATCATCAGACACCGAACTCTTCTGTTCCACCAGAAAGCCCAAGCAGGTTTCTTGTTTCTCCACAAGGCCTAAACCTGTCCGGACCACCCGCGAAAGCAATCGGCAAGACGAGTTTTTCGTgtctgatgatgatgatgatgatgatcgaCAAAACCAACAGAAGAACAAAAAGGGAGATGATTTGATGAAGTCGAAATCGAGGGCCTTAAAGATTTACGCCAATTTGAAGAAACTGAAGCAGCCCATCTCACCAGGGGGGAGGCTGACAAGTTTTATCAACTCACTCTTTACCAATGCCAACtccaagaaatcaagaaatccTGATACAAGTAAAGGGTTTCAACATTTGAAGTCTACTAAAACAACAacagcatcatcatcatcatcatcatcagctTGTTCTTCCGCTGCTTCGTTTTCGAGGTCGTCGTGTATGAGCAAGAACTCATCATCACCTGATGAATCAAGGGACGTCGTCAAAACGAGAAATGGGAATCAAAGAACGGTCAGATTTCATCCTGTGAGTGTGATTGTTGATCAAGACTCCAAGGCTTGTGGGCACAAGAGCATATACGATGAGGATTGTGATTATAAGCATAGAAGGCCTCCACTGCCGCCACACGCGTTGAAAATGGCGGAGAAAAACAGGAAAGTTGAAGACGCTGCACATCGTGTTTCAAAGGGCTATCGAAATCATAAGAAATACGATTTTCCCATGTTTAGGAAAATTCGGGACAAGGATGAAGACGAGGACGATGCCGTGAGTGAATCGAGCTCGGACTTATTCGAGCTCGATCACTTGACAGTGTTTggaaaaaatagattttgtGAAGAACTTCCTGTGTATGAATCTACTTATTTTTTCGCATAG